A single Thunnus thynnus chromosome 6, fThuThy2.1, whole genome shotgun sequence DNA region contains:
- the LOC137184651 gene encoding dystroglycan 1-like, translated as MWPLQLFIDICWAAQRPIAMHSKRRDMSCGNAGRSRLLSSRTISLVIGLLVTVAQGAAPEQQETLVEMISVELEASMQSSVLSELQAAASSVGEGPPTAIPDSSAKNGGVHTGIPDSSAIVGQVFQLKVPPGPANASCNVHLTEMGKDTLPSWLYWDKESCILRGLALEQDKGVYHILVSGEEIIEKTGSQVFPSTVFSIEVYPEERADSEPALLTLQSDISGLQPFTCGSEEPVTVLTVILDADLTKMVSEQRVNLLGIMRKFSHVPLEHMRVVPVVNNRLFDMSAFMAGPGNAKKVVENGALLSWKLGCALDQSNIPDISSVQSSAKDGTMSARLGYPVVGWHIVNKKPHGVKRVRRQLYNTPTPVPSLLPPTTHPEPPVRVIPTPTSPSIAPATDNSAPPVRGPLPLPVKPTMRVRDQIAHTPVFGPPQPTRVLGTTSTIPIQPTMTRPTFVEATASPTPPSTTKRPKPPATRKPKKPKTSTPAPREPKSTTAKPPKRTTPLSLAPDLNQNPEIRNAIDQVNAWVGTYFEVKIPPDTFFDREDGTTDKLRLTLKKTPKEAVNETSWIQFNSTIQLLYGLPEEQHEGKHEYFMLATDKGGKSIMDAFEVRVNRWSTNDKPSVVFAARFHGDPKTLSNDVHKKILLTKKLAYALGDRNSSTVTLRSITRGSIVVEWTNNSLQQSPCPKDQITVLSNKISDPQGTPKLAFIKAMEPEFKPINISIRGTNKCQSYTFIPPGEVPILVIPTVTPSPGTGRRSSDDVYLHTVIPAVVVAALLLIAGIIAMVCYRKKRKGKMTIEEQATFIKKGVPIIFADELDDSKSPPSSSIPLILQEEKPPLPPPEYPNMAGPHSTLLNQDLLEEYSVYQDDDPNAPPYQPPPPFTVPIEGKGSRPKNMTSYRSPPPYVPP; from the exons ATGTGGCCTCTTCAGTTGTTCATAGACATCTGTTGGGCAGCCCAAAGGCCTATTGCTATGCACTCTAAACGGAGAGACATGAGCTGTGGGAATGCTGGGAGGAGCAGGCTTCTTTCGAGCAGGACTATCTCCCTGGTAATAGGGCTTCTGGTGACCGTGGCCCAGGGTGCTGCGCCAGAACAGCAAGAGACACTGGTGGAGATGATTTCTGTGGAACTAGAGGCTTCCATGCAGTCTTCTGTGCTCTCTGAGCTCCAGGCTGCAGCATCCTCAGTTGGTGAAGGGCCGCCTACAGCTATCCCAGATTCCTCTGCAAAGAATGGGGGCGTGCACACTGGCATCCCTGACTCCTCAGCAATCGTGGGCCAGGTGTTCCAATTGAAGGTTCCACCAGGACCTGCCAATGCAAGCTGTAATGTCCAT CTCACTGAGATGGGAAAGGACACTTTACCCTCCTGGCTATATTGGGACAAAGAAAGCTGCATTCTGAGAGGCTTGGCCCTGGAGCAGGATAAAGGTGTGTATCATATCTTGGTGTCTGGAGAGGAGATAATTGAGAAGACTGGCAGCCAAGTGTTTCCCAGCACGGTCTTCTCTATTGAGGTATACCCAGAAGAACGGGCAGACTCTGAACCAGCCCTACTCACTCTACAGTCAGATATCAGTGGCCTCCAGCCTTTCACCTGTGGCTCTGAGGAGCCGGTCACTGTCCTCACAGTCATACTGGATGCTGACTTGACAAAGATGGTTTCTGAACAGAGGGTCAACTTACTAGGCATTATGAGAAAATTCTCACATGTGCCCTTGGAGCACATGAGGGTGGTCCCTGTTGTTAACAATCGCTTATTTGACATGTCTGCTTTCATGGCGGGGCCAGGGAATGCCAAGAAGGTGGTGGAAAATGGGGCCCTACTGTCATGGAAACTTGGATGTGCCCTTGACCAGAGCAATATTCCTGACATTAGCAGCGTCCAATCCTCAGCAAAGGATGGGACCATGTCAGCCCGGCTGGGATACCCAGTGGTTGGCTGGCACATTGTCAACAAAAAGCCCCATGGAGTGAAACGGGTAAGACGGCAGTTATATAATACTCCTACTCCAGTGCCCTCCCTGCTTCCTCCAACTACTCACCCAGAGCCCCCTGTACGTGTTATTCCCACACCAACTTCACCTTCTATTGCACCAGCAACAGACAACTCTGCACCCCCTGTTCGAGGCCCTTTGCCTCTTCCAGTGAAGCCCACTATGAGAGTCAGAGATCAGATAGCCCACACACCTGTTTTTGGACCTCCCCAACCCACCAGAGTACTAGGAACTACGAGCACCATCCCTATCCAGCCTACCATGACCCGACCTACATTTGTTGAGGCCACTGCTTCTCCAACACCACCAAGCACCACCAAAAGACCCAAACCCCCTGCCACAAGGAAACCCAAGAAACCCAAAACCTCCACCCCAGCTCCCCGGGAACCCAAGTCCACCACAGCTAAACCGCCCAAACGCACCACTCCTCTCTCTTTGGCTCCAGACTTAAATCAAAACCCAGAGATCCGCAACGCTATTGATCAGGTGAATGCATGGGTGGGCACGTACTTTGAGGTTAAGATTCCTCCTGATACATTCTTTGACAGAGAGGATGGTACTACTGACAAGTTGCGTTTGACTTTGAAGAAGACCCCCAAAGAAGCAGTGAATGAAACATCTTGGATCCAATTCAACAGCACCATTCAGCTGTTGTATGGACTTCCAGAGGAGCAGCATGAGGGGAAACATGAGTACTTCATGTTAGCTACTGATAAGGGTGGGAAGAGTATCATGGATGCATTTGAGGTTCGAGTCAACCGTTGGTCGACTAATGACAAACCATCAGTTGTGTTTGCTGCTCGTTTCCATGGTGACCCTAAAACTTTAAGCAATGATGTCCATAAAAAGATTCTTTTGACCAAAAAGTTGGCTTATGCCCTTGGTGATCGAAATAGCAGCACAGTGACCCTGAGAAGCATCACTAGGGGCTCCATAGTGGTAGAATGGACCAATAACAGTCTCCAGCAGAGTCCTTGTCCAAAGGACCAGATCACAGTTCTCAGCAACAAGATCTCTGACCCCCAAGGCACACCTAAATTGGCCTTCATCAAAGCCATGGAGCCTGAATTCAAACCCATTAACATCTCCATTCGTGGCACAAATAAATGTCAAAGCTATACCTTCATTCCACCAGGAGAGGTGCCGATACTTGTTATTCCTACTGTTACACCTTCACCTGGGACAGGACGCAGGAGCAGTGATGATGTGTATTTACACACAGTCATCCCTGCTGTGGTGGTAGCAGCCCTGCTGCTAATAGCAGGGATCATTGCAATGGTCTGTTACCGTAAGAAGCGCAAAGGGAAGATGACCATAGAGGAGCAGGCCACTTTCATCAAGAAAGGAGTCCCCATAATATTTGCAGATGAGTTGGATGATTCCAAGTCACCCCCGTCCTCCAGCATCCCTCTTATCCTTCAGGAGGAAAAGCCCCCACTTCCACCTCCAGAGTACCCTAACATGGCAGGCCCCCACAGTACCCTGCTTAACCAGGATCTGCTGGAGGAGTATTCTGTTTATCAAGATGATGATCCTAATGCCCCCCCTTACCAGCCCCCACCACCATTTACTGTCCCCATAGAGGGCAAAGGCTCCCGCCCCAAGAACATGACCTCATACAGGTCACCACCTCCCTATGTGCCTCCCTAA